One Aneurinibacillus migulanus genomic region harbors:
- a CDS encoding RNA polymerase sigma factor — MVTDSQLIREIKDGRVECYAELINRYERRILAFILHMLKSYHMEDMAEDLAQETFYKAFRSLQSFRDVEASFSTWLYTIARNTVLSELRKSRNSEVYLEDSKQQPARISVDRLPEQELLRTERVHLVRQAINKLPEKQRTALILREYEQLDYKEIAVILDSTVSSVKSLLFRARHSIKQQLEPYMLDAQFDEAEGMR; from the coding sequence TTGGTCACCGATTCCCAGTTAATTCGCGAAATCAAAGATGGCCGGGTGGAATGCTATGCAGAATTGATTAACCGGTACGAACGGAGAATTCTCGCGTTTATTCTGCATATGCTTAAAAGCTACCATATGGAGGATATGGCGGAAGACTTGGCACAGGAAACGTTTTACAAAGCATTCCGCAGCCTCCAGTCGTTCCGGGATGTTGAAGCGTCCTTCTCGACTTGGCTTTATACCATCGCCCGCAATACCGTATTGAGTGAATTAAGGAAGAGCCGGAACTCCGAAGTATATCTGGAAGATAGCAAGCAGCAACCTGCGCGCATTTCTGTCGATAGGCTGCCTGAACAGGAATTGTTGCGTACGGAGCGGGTTCATCTTGTGCGCCAGGCCATTAACAAACTTCCTGAGAAACAGCGAACCGCTCTTATTCTCAGGGAATACGAGCAATTGGATTATAAAGAAATCGCCGTCATACTCGATTCGACGGTCAGTTCCGTAAAGTCACTTTTGTTCCGTGCGCGTCATAGTATTAAGCAGCAGCTTGAGCCATATATGCTCGATGCACAGTTCGATGAAGCGGAAGGAATGAGATAG
- a CDS encoding prephenate dehydrogenase, with translation MTEIAILGVGLIGGSLALSLRKNEDVHITGFDVVEENLRMARSLGVIDSGTTHLAEAVAQADYIFLCAPVGKLQELISFLRYTPLKEGAVISDTGSTKVSVMEHSHGLAQRGVYFIGGHPMAGSHKSGVEASHDRLFENAYYVLTPAEDTPTTVTERLRELLVPTHAKVVVMNAQRHDEVVGAISHFPHIIASALVNQVASYSEADEMDWYRSLAAGGFRDITRIASSNPGMWRDILLNNRPVMKKMAEDLKQIMERISVLIERADGPGIERFFAEARTFRNALPEKKKGALQPYFDLYVDIPDEPGVIARVTTLLGKEKISITNISILETREDILGVLRISFRSHEDMEKATHILKDEGYSVYERE, from the coding sequence ATGACTGAGATTGCAATTCTAGGAGTAGGGCTTATCGGCGGTTCGCTGGCACTTTCGCTCCGAAAAAACGAAGATGTACATATTACTGGTTTCGACGTAGTGGAAGAAAACTTGCGCATGGCCCGATCGCTCGGTGTCATCGATAGTGGAACGACCCATTTGGCTGAAGCGGTAGCGCAGGCCGATTACATCTTTTTATGCGCTCCTGTAGGCAAACTGCAGGAGTTGATTTCATTTTTACGTTATACGCCACTTAAAGAAGGCGCAGTCATTTCCGACACCGGTAGTACTAAAGTGTCGGTTATGGAGCATTCTCATGGGCTCGCACAACGAGGTGTATACTTTATTGGCGGTCATCCGATGGCTGGTTCGCATAAATCAGGTGTGGAGGCTTCGCATGATCGCCTGTTTGAAAATGCATATTATGTGTTAACTCCGGCGGAAGATACGCCAACGACTGTGACAGAACGCTTGAGAGAGCTTCTTGTACCTACGCATGCCAAAGTGGTAGTGATGAATGCACAAAGGCATGATGAGGTTGTCGGAGCAATTAGCCATTTTCCTCATATTATCGCATCTGCGCTGGTGAACCAGGTCGCCTCCTATAGTGAAGCGGATGAGATGGATTGGTATCGGAGTTTGGCTGCGGGCGGTTTCCGCGACATTACGCGTATTGCCTCTAGTAATCCAGGCATGTGGCGTGATATTTTACTGAATAACCGCCCGGTAATGAAAAAGATGGCGGAAGATTTAAAGCAAATTATGGAACGTATCTCTGTTTTAATCGAAAGGGCGGACGGTCCAGGCATTGAACGTTTTTTCGCTGAAGCCCGCACATTCCGTAATGCATTACCTGAGAAGAAAAAGGGCGCATTGCAGCCTTACTTCGATTTATATGTGGATATTCCGGATGAACCAGGCGTTATTGCCCGGGTAACAACTTTGCTCGGGAAAGAGAAAATCAGCATTACGAATATTAGCATTCTGGAAACCCGGGAAGATATTCTCGGTGTGCTGCGCATTTCATTCCGTAGTCATGAAGATATGGAGAAAGCAACCCACATACTGAAAGACGAAGGTTACAGCGTATATGAGCGAGAATAG
- a CDS encoding IDEAL domain-containing protein — translation MEGKQMEKQKQNIVNPSTLSLMAEMVLDEAIRKYRIDNLYKNIDEALEAGDEARFKELTGELKEVQRKALT, via the coding sequence ATGGAGGGAAAACAAATGGAAAAGCAAAAACAAAACATTGTAAATCCTTCAACACTGAGTCTTATGGCAGAAATGGTTCTGGATGAAGCTATCCGCAAATATCGAATTGATAATCTTTATAAGAATATTGACGAGGCGTTGGAAGCCGGTGACGAAGCGAGATTCAAGGAGTTGACCGGAGAGTTGAAAGAAGTGCAACGTAAGGCACTTACGTAG
- a CDS encoding anti-sigma factor family protein yields MNCKTVQRLLADYMDGKLSSTQEKEVEKHLEECEACQDEHAFYIDSNQAFLHSPVLPTTYEHLSVSDKVMERILQENKWASPAPERAREIPRPLRQWITGLAITLLLASFLPVFILGKQLSEVMHPAAFDTATDMVASAESLRFSPEKNESIPTTQYGVIASSNAPISYSLPPKEQPSHVHYGLLSALFGILVTVVSMSWLSRSKKHAG; encoded by the coding sequence ATGAACTGCAAGACCGTGCAACGGCTGCTTGCGGATTATATGGATGGCAAGCTATCTTCAACACAGGAAAAAGAAGTAGAAAAACATCTGGAAGAGTGCGAAGCGTGCCAGGATGAACATGCATTTTACATAGATTCGAACCAAGCATTCCTTCATTCACCCGTCCTGCCTACGACATACGAGCATCTCTCTGTCTCCGATAAAGTAATGGAACGGATTCTGCAAGAGAATAAGTGGGCTTCTCCTGCACCGGAAAGAGCCCGCGAAATTCCGAGACCTCTTAGACAGTGGATTACGGGTCTGGCGATTACTTTATTGCTTGCTTCTTTTCTCCCTGTGTTTATCCTCGGAAAGCAACTGAGCGAAGTTATGCATCCAGCGGCATTTGATACGGCAACAGATATGGTTGCTTCTGCTGAATCACTGCGCTTTTCACCGGAAAAAAACGAAAGTATCCCGACAACTCAATATGGCGTAATTGCTAGCTCAAATGCTCCTATTTCCTACAGTTTGCCGCCGAAAGAGCAACCTTCGCACGTTCATTATGGTCTGCTCTCGGCATTGTTTGGTATACTGGTTACTGTGGTTAGTATGAGTTGGCTTTCGCGCTCGAAGAAACATGCAGGCTGA
- a CDS encoding ubiquinol-cytochrome c reductase iron-sulfur subunit → MSERNNKGVSRRQFLNYCLTGVGGFLAAGMLAPMVKFAIDPALQKAGAEGGKVPVASLSEITEEPKSISFKKKIVDVWTGEQETPFTAWVYKQGDQVIALSPICKHLGCTVNWNGDAKYKNEFFCPCHLGRYEKNGKNIPGTPPMKPLDQYEVEVKDGKILLGEVKANKIAEGA, encoded by the coding sequence ATGAGTGAACGTAACAACAAAGGGGTATCCAGAAGACAATTCCTCAATTATTGTCTTACTGGAGTCGGCGGGTTTCTAGCAGCTGGGATGTTAGCACCGATGGTTAAGTTCGCAATCGATCCGGCCCTGCAGAAAGCGGGCGCCGAGGGCGGTAAAGTTCCTGTAGCGAGCTTGAGCGAGATTACCGAAGAGCCGAAAAGCATTAGCTTCAAAAAGAAGATTGTGGACGTGTGGACAGGCGAACAGGAAACACCTTTCACGGCCTGGGTCTACAAGCAGGGCGATCAAGTGATTGCGCTTTCACCGATTTGTAAGCATTTGGGCTGTACGGTGAATTGGAATGGGGATGCAAAGTACAAAAACGAGTTCTTCTGTCCGTGTCATTTGGGCCGGTATGAGAAAAACGGAAAGAACATTCCGGGTACACCGCCTATGAAGCCACTCGATCAGTATGAAGTCGAAGTGAAAGATGGCAAAATACTGCTCGGTGAAGTGAAGGCAAACAAGATTGCAGAGGGGGCATAA
- the aroA gene encoding 3-phosphoshikimate 1-carboxyvinyltransferase, which yields MATIQGVQRVEGDITVPGDKSISHRAVMFSALAEGTTSIEGFLPGADCLSTISCFRKLGIAIEQDGDRVQVEGKGWYGLTEPADILDIGNSGTTIRLMMGILSTQPFHSVLIGDESIARRPMKRVTGPLRQMGADIAGRQNGEYTPLSLRGGKLTGIEYHSPVSSAQIKSAVLLAGLQAEGTTTLYEPEVSRDHTERMLRSFGVEVESFTGGVRVRGGQRLVSPGRIHVPGDISSAAFPLVAAAMLPDSRIIVRNVGINPTRSGIIDVLKEMGAGLMLHNERIVNGEPVADVEVAYSSLKGIEIGGEIIPRLIDEIPVIAVLATQAEGVTVIKDAAELKVKETNRIDTVVAELRKMGAHIEPTEDGMIIHGGTPLTGAVCDSHGDHRIGMAAAVAGLAAAGETTVLNAASIDVSFPGFFATLQQISE from the coding sequence ATGGCAACCATTCAAGGCGTACAACGAGTTGAAGGAGATATTACGGTACCCGGTGATAAGTCCATCTCACATCGAGCGGTGATGTTCAGTGCACTTGCGGAAGGTACAACCTCAATTGAGGGGTTTCTTCCAGGGGCCGATTGTTTAAGTACGATTTCTTGTTTTCGTAAACTCGGAATTGCCATCGAACAGGACGGCGACCGTGTACAGGTAGAAGGCAAAGGCTGGTACGGTCTTACCGAACCAGCTGATATTCTTGATATTGGTAATTCCGGTACGACTATTCGACTTATGATGGGGATTTTGTCGACGCAGCCTTTTCACAGTGTGCTCATTGGCGATGAATCTATTGCCAGACGCCCCATGAAGAGGGTAACGGGCCCACTGCGCCAGATGGGTGCTGACATTGCAGGTCGGCAAAACGGGGAATATACACCGCTCTCGCTTCGTGGTGGCAAACTTACAGGGATAGAATACCACTCACCGGTAAGCAGCGCTCAGATTAAGTCAGCCGTGCTACTCGCCGGACTCCAGGCAGAAGGGACGACAACGCTATATGAGCCTGAAGTGTCGCGTGATCACACGGAGAGAATGTTACGTTCGTTTGGTGTGGAAGTCGAATCGTTTACCGGGGGCGTACGTGTACGTGGGGGACAGCGATTAGTATCTCCAGGACGCATTCACGTGCCAGGAGATATTTCATCGGCAGCATTCCCGCTGGTGGCCGCTGCCATGCTTCCGGACAGCCGTATTATCGTACGGAATGTAGGCATAAACCCGACACGTTCTGGTATTATTGATGTTCTTAAAGAGATGGGTGCAGGGCTGATGTTACATAATGAGCGGATCGTAAACGGGGAGCCGGTGGCGGATGTTGAGGTTGCTTATTCTTCACTCAAAGGTATCGAAATCGGTGGGGAGATTATTCCGCGTCTCATTGATGAAATTCCGGTGATTGCTGTGCTTGCTACGCAAGCAGAAGGTGTAACCGTAATTAAGGATGCTGCTGAGCTTAAAGTAAAAGAGACGAACCGGATTGATACGGTAGTGGCGGAACTTCGTAAAATGGGCGCCCATATTGAACCGACCGAGGACGGAATGATTATTCATGGTGGAACGCCACTTACCGGGGCCGTATGTGATAGCCATGGTGATCACCGCATCGGTATGGCTGCTGCGGTTGCGGGATTGGCTGCTGCCGGCGAAACGACCGTACTGAACGCAGCATCCATCGATGTGTCATTCCCTGGCTTTTTTGCAACACTCCAGCAAATAAGTGAGTGA
- a CDS encoding c-type cytochrome, whose amino-acid sequence MKGDGKGDAAGGGGTSTPATEEKKPEGGEADKGGASATAPTGGTAEEGKTMASSQCLSCHGQNLEGGIGPSLAGVVDRLKPEGVVEVLKNGRGGMPPLGAGWSDQQMSSMIEYLTTVK is encoded by the coding sequence CTGAAAGGCGATGGCAAAGGCGATGCAGCCGGTGGCGGTGGTACTTCCACTCCTGCTACTGAGGAGAAGAAGCCGGAAGGCGGAGAAGCAGATAAAGGTGGCGCAAGTGCGACGGCTCCGACCGGTGGAACGGCTGAAGAAGGCAAAACGATGGCTAGTAGTCAATGCCTTTCTTGCCATGGTCAAAACCTGGAGGGCGGCATTGGGCCGAGTCTGGCTGGCGTCGTTGATAGGCTTAAGCCGGAAGGTGTGGTAGAAGTGCTGAAGAACGGACGTGGTGGAATGCCGCCACTTGGTGCCGGTTGGTCTGACCAGCAGATGAGCTCTATGATTGAATACTTGACAACAGTGAAGTAA
- a CDS encoding DUF1405 domain-containing protein: MITVWNWFIASLRTRWFLWMMIVINGLGSIYGYIWYAYQLEMTSPAFLRIFVPDSPTASTLFTLVLIAMLVGRSIPGLEAFAAVTNFKYGVWAVAVIVAGAALGDQLNWQHYMLMASHGGMALESLLYARFYTLRLRHILYVAAWTLLNDLLDYTLDIHPWLADELETYHNVVGWATVGLSLFSLWLVYALVRFYQRTQRS, from the coding sequence ATGATAACAGTATGGAATTGGTTTATTGCTTCTTTGCGTACCCGCTGGTTTCTCTGGATGATGATCGTAATTAACGGGCTCGGTTCGATATACGGCTACATCTGGTATGCTTACCAGCTAGAGATGACGTCCCCTGCCTTCCTGCGAATTTTTGTGCCTGATAGCCCGACCGCGAGCACATTATTTACGCTGGTGCTTATTGCAATGCTTGTGGGACGCAGCATACCGGGACTGGAGGCATTTGCTGCCGTGACGAATTTCAAATACGGAGTATGGGCAGTGGCGGTAATTGTGGCTGGTGCTGCGCTGGGTGACCAGCTCAACTGGCAGCATTATATGCTGATGGCGTCGCATGGGGGTATGGCGTTGGAATCTTTATTGTATGCAAGGTTTTATACGTTGCGCTTGCGCCATATTTTGTATGTGGCAGCCTGGACATTACTGAATGATTTGCTTGACTATACGCTCGATATTCATCCATGGCTTGCCGATGAATTGGAGACGTACCACAATGTAGTCGGATGGGCGACTGTAGGGCTGAGTCTGTTTAGCCTGTGGCTTGTCTATGCTTTGGTTCGATTCTATCAACGTACGCAAAGATCGTAA
- a CDS encoding aspartyl-phosphate phosphatase Spo0E family protein — protein sequence MEERKLIQLITEKRRSMHSLYIQANKNLRDEKVLAASKEVDRLINAIMKQRMAARSKVHC from the coding sequence GTGGAAGAAAGAAAATTAATTCAATTAATCACGGAGAAAAGGCGCTCTATGCACTCTCTTTATATACAGGCAAACAAGAATTTACGTGATGAGAAAGTGCTGGCTGCAAGTAAAGAAGTCGACCGCTTAATTAATGCGATTATGAAGCAGCGTATGGCCGCACGCAGTAAAGTCCACTGTTAA
- a CDS encoding DUF2487 family protein, translated as MRWKVEDMEQIIMMEEYVDTLLYPVCVSSEEKWDESWIKGQFWLERVCGYAERQLTGRLFLFQTLFVARKKEMNEGISTTFIEQNIQALIQRFPHCIVVTNDSTLSIELMKKGVQAYVVAAPPEEKTDTKLFLEKALSESNRIVKSCIALWQNELK; from the coding sequence ATGCGTTGGAAAGTAGAAGATATGGAACAAATCATAATGATGGAAGAATACGTGGATACGTTGCTGTATCCGGTGTGCGTATCATCTGAAGAGAAGTGGGATGAGAGCTGGATTAAGGGGCAGTTCTGGCTTGAGAGAGTATGCGGCTATGCAGAACGACAACTGACAGGGCGTTTGTTTTTGTTTCAAACTTTATTTGTCGCAAGAAAAAAGGAAATGAATGAAGGAATTTCCACTACGTTTATCGAACAGAATATTCAGGCACTTATTCAGCGGTTTCCTCACTGTATAGTTGTTACGAATGATAGCACGTTGTCAATAGAACTTATGAAAAAAGGAGTACAAGCCTATGTAGTTGCAGCACCGCCTGAAGAAAAAACGGATACAAAATTATTTCTTGAAAAAGCGTTAAGTGAGAGCAACCGCATTGTGAAAAGCTGCATTGCACTTTGGCAGAATGAATTGAAATGA
- a CDS encoding sporulation protein YpjB produces the protein MKKIIVLVGVMFLCAVLYTGWSVLDHRVFSARVPEQTMSVYQKMDVLSQDVYQLAKEGKYPEAKEKLASLGALFAETKPPKGLSIEAVNALSDTIIKAKRAFAAVKLEPNRLLWHALQIRLAIDSLTHEKQPLWKNYYSSYQEHINKMMLLGAGHKQAEFSQAFAQNLQLYQTLKPAITVAASAQQMEALYSIYSFLLQETRKAEYNWEGITNALTELNRLVDAIFVGEDRSAFAPGMPPDSPLLIIALFASVVLTSLGYVGWRKYKAEQDAKKRKRREP, from the coding sequence GTGAAAAAAATCATTGTTCTAGTAGGTGTTATGTTCCTCTGCGCGGTTCTTTACACGGGTTGGTCCGTGCTGGATCATCGCGTCTTCTCCGCCAGAGTACCGGAGCAGACGATGTCAGTATATCAAAAGATGGATGTTCTGTCGCAAGATGTATACCAGTTAGCCAAGGAAGGAAAGTACCCTGAAGCGAAAGAAAAACTTGCAAGTTTGGGAGCGTTGTTTGCAGAGACGAAACCGCCCAAAGGATTATCGATTGAGGCGGTTAACGCGTTGTCTGATACGATTATCAAAGCGAAACGTGCGTTTGCTGCAGTGAAGTTGGAGCCGAACCGTTTACTATGGCATGCTTTACAGATACGTTTGGCAATTGATAGTTTAACACATGAGAAGCAGCCATTATGGAAGAACTACTATAGCTCTTATCAGGAACATATCAACAAAATGATGCTGCTGGGTGCAGGACACAAGCAGGCTGAATTCTCCCAGGCTTTTGCCCAGAATCTACAGCTTTATCAGACGCTAAAGCCCGCTATTACGGTAGCTGCGTCTGCGCAACAGATGGAGGCTTTGTATTCGATTTATAGCTTTTTGCTACAGGAGACGAGAAAGGCGGAATACAATTGGGAAGGAATTACTAATGCCCTTACTGAATTGAATCGTCTTGTAGATGCTATTTTTGTCGGAGAAGATAGGTCCGCTTTTGCACCCGGGATGCCTCCGGATTCCCCACTCCTTATTATTGCGCTCTTTGCATCAGTCGTTCTAACTTCGCTTGGTTATGTGGGATGGAGAAAATATAAGGCAGAGCAGGATGCAAAGAAGAGAAAACGAAGAGAACCATAA
- a CDS encoding tetratricopeptide repeat protein translates to MRQQWQIQLDRAIALLEAGDIEGGLTELADIRDSHTDDPILGLQLVNIYHELGHHDVALEILEGMEVRRLEWDDEVQREMSVYRASLYIDLDRLQEAMDALLPIKEAGTDDYRVYALLGELFLIDGLTEVAVRYFERAVELEPDNEEIQYLLGKLYAEQGENERAIEKWQLLEGFEDESQILHERARLAARQGEFEEALALYEKLDKDGSDAEALYGAGMTAYQIGDWQRAVRYLARLIEADADYMVAYPLLAEALWKLGMREQAVAIYRQALSLRIEEERLLPGYLRFVIELRKWDEAAEALARLRELDEEDPVYWYWQGRVAEAKGKVEDALAFYEQALNGEETVADAQERYQNLLRH, encoded by the coding sequence ATGAGACAACAATGGCAGATACAGCTTGACCGGGCCATCGCGTTATTGGAAGCAGGCGATATTGAAGGCGGGCTTACCGAGCTTGCAGACATTCGGGATAGCCATACGGATGATCCGATTCTGGGGCTGCAGTTGGTAAATATTTATCATGAGTTAGGGCATCACGACGTAGCGCTCGAGATTTTGGAAGGAATGGAAGTGCGACGGTTGGAGTGGGATGACGAAGTTCAAAGAGAAATGAGTGTGTATCGGGCTTCGCTTTATATTGATTTGGACAGATTGCAAGAAGCGATGGACGCCCTTTTACCGATAAAAGAGGCGGGAACGGATGATTACCGTGTATATGCGCTGCTTGGCGAACTGTTTCTCATAGATGGGCTTACGGAGGTGGCGGTTCGCTATTTTGAGCGTGCCGTTGAACTTGAACCGGACAATGAAGAAATTCAGTACTTATTAGGAAAGTTATATGCGGAACAAGGTGAAAACGAACGAGCAATAGAAAAATGGCAACTGCTTGAAGGGTTCGAAGATGAGTCGCAGATTTTGCATGAGCGGGCTCGTTTGGCCGCACGGCAAGGGGAGTTCGAAGAGGCGCTTGCACTATATGAAAAGCTAGATAAAGATGGAAGCGACGCTGAAGCGTTATATGGGGCAGGCATGACGGCATATCAAATCGGCGATTGGCAACGGGCCGTACGTTATCTGGCACGCCTTATCGAAGCGGATGCGGATTATATGGTGGCATACCCGCTATTGGCGGAAGCGTTATGGAAGCTGGGCATGCGTGAGCAAGCTGTGGCCATTTACCGGCAAGCGTTATCGCTTCGTATCGAGGAAGAGAGGCTTCTTCCTGGTTATTTGCGTTTTGTCATTGAATTGAGAAAGTGGGATGAGGCGGCTGAGGCGCTTGCGCGGCTTCGCGAATTGGACGAAGAAGATCCGGTGTACTGGTATTGGCAGGGACGTGTCGCAGAGGCGAAAGGAAAGGTAGAAGATGCTCTCGCTTTTTACGAACAGGCACTGAACGGGGAGGAAACGGTAGCTGATGCACAAGAACGCTATCAAAATTTACTTCGGCACTAA
- the qcrB gene encoding menaquinol-cytochrome c reductase cytochrome b subunit: MIRKMYDWVDERLNVTPMWRDIADHEVPEHVNPAHHFSAFVYCFGGLTFFITVIQILSGMFLTMYYVPDIINAYESVKYLQNEVAFGVIVRGMHHWGASLVIVMMFLHTLRVFFQGAYKRPRELNWVVGMLIFFVMLGLGFTGYLLPWDNKAYFATKVGIQIAEQVPFIGGFIKTLLQGGPIVGAETLARFFAIHVFFLPGALFALLGAHFIMIRRQGISGPL; this comes from the coding sequence ATGATCCGCAAAATGTACGATTGGGTCGATGAGCGTCTGAATGTTACCCCGATGTGGCGTGACATCGCGGACCATGAAGTGCCTGAACACGTAAACCCGGCCCACCACTTTTCGGCGTTTGTTTATTGTTTTGGTGGACTTACTTTCTTTATTACCGTTATTCAGATTTTGTCCGGCATGTTTCTGACGATGTATTATGTACCGGATATTATCAATGCGTATGAGTCAGTTAAATACTTGCAGAACGAAGTTGCATTTGGGGTAATCGTTCGTGGTATGCATCACTGGGGGGCAAGTCTAGTTATTGTAATGATGTTCTTACATACATTACGCGTATTCTTCCAGGGAGCTTACAAGCGTCCGCGTGAATTGAACTGGGTTGTTGGGATGTTGATTTTCTTCGTCATGCTTGGACTAGGCTTCACAGGCTATCTTCTTCCGTGGGACAATAAAGCGTATTTTGCGACTAAGGTAGGTATTCAGATTGCGGAGCAGGTTCCGTTTATCGGCGGCTTCATTAAGACGCTGCTGCAGGGTGGACCGATTGTCGGCGCCGAGACGCTTGCACGATTCTTCGCGATTCACGTATTCTTCCTGCCGGGTGCCCTGTTCGCTTTGCTGGGCGCACACTTTATCATGATTCGGAGACAGGGGATCTCTGGACCGCTATAA